In a single window of the Synechococcus sp. MW101C3 genome:
- the chlG gene encoding chlorophyll synthase ChlG, which produces MKGASGTSSLWKLRLQLMKPVTWIPLIWGVICGAAASGRFEWTLPNVLASFACMLMSGPLLAGYTQTINDYYDREIDAINEPYRPIPSGAISLPQVKTQIWVLLLAGLAVAWGLDRWAGHTTPVLLLLALGGSFVSFIYSAPPLKLKQNGWLGNYALGASYIALPWWAGQALFGQLTWPTALLTLAYSLAGLGIAVVNDFKSVEGDRTLGLQSLPVVFGIERASWISAAMIDLFQLAMVGVLIAIGQHFAAVLLVLLIVPQITFQDIWLLRDPVAFDVKYQASAQPFLVLGMLVTALAIGHSPLTVGM; this is translated from the coding sequence ATGAAGGGTGCGAGTGGCACCAGCAGCCTCTGGAAGCTGCGGCTGCAGCTGATGAAGCCGGTCACCTGGATCCCGCTGATCTGGGGGGTGATCTGCGGCGCGGCGGCGTCGGGACGTTTTGAATGGACTCTGCCGAACGTGCTGGCCTCCTTCGCCTGCATGCTGATGAGCGGCCCCCTGCTGGCCGGCTACACCCAGACCATCAACGACTACTACGACCGCGAGATCGACGCGATCAACGAGCCCTACCGGCCGATCCCGTCGGGTGCCATTTCGCTGCCGCAGGTGAAAACGCAGATCTGGGTGTTGCTGCTGGCGGGGCTGGCGGTGGCCTGGGGCCTTGATCGCTGGGCCGGTCACACCACCCCGGTGCTGCTGCTGCTGGCGCTGGGCGGCTCCTTCGTGAGCTTTATCTATTCCGCTCCGCCGCTCAAGCTCAAGCAGAACGGCTGGCTTGGCAACTACGCCCTCGGCGCCAGCTACATCGCCCTGCCCTGGTGGGCCGGTCAGGCCCTGTTCGGACAGCTCACCTGGCCCACCGCCCTGCTCACCCTGGCCTACAGCCTCGCGGGTCTCGGCATCGCGGTGGTGAATGATTTCAAAAGCGTGGAAGGCGACCGCACCCTGGGCCTGCAATCGCTGCCGGTGGTGTTCGGGATCGAGCGGGCCAGCTGGATCAGTGCCGCGATGATCGATCTCTTCCAACTGGCGATGGTGGGCGTGCTGATCGCCATCGGCCAGCATTTTGCGGCCGTGCTGCTCGTGCTGCTGATCGTGCCGCAGATCACCTTCCAGGACATCTGGCTGCTGCGCGATCCTGTGGCCTTCGATGTGAAATATCAGGCCAGCGCCCAGCCCTTTCTGGTGCTCGGCATGCTGGTCACCGCCCTTGCGATCGGGCACAGCCCGCTGACGGTGGGAATGTGA
- a CDS encoding DUF2862 domain-containing protein translates to MSQNAITIGSKVRIHRVRDRIPAEMVGLLQSDASGVVKEFKMTDGSGIGVVVELSNGSTGWFFDDEITPA, encoded by the coding sequence ATGTCGCAGAACGCCATCACGATCGGCTCGAAAGTGCGGATTCATCGGGTGCGTGACCGCATCCCTGCCGAGATGGTGGGCCTGCTGCAGAGCGATGCCTCGGGCGTGGTCAAAGAGTTCAAGATGACGGATGGCAGCGGCATCGGCGTGGTGGTGGAGCTGAGCAACGGCAGCACCGGCTGGTTCTTCGACGACGAAATCACCCCGGCCTGA
- the hisF gene encoding imidazole glycerol phosphate synthase subunit HisF has product MVAKRIIPCLDVADGRVVKGVNFVGLRDAGDPVELACRYDAAGADELVFLDIAASHQGRTTLVDLVRHTAEAVTIPFTVGGGIGSVEGITELLRAGADKVSLNSSAVRTPELVTAGARRFGSQCIVVAIDARRRQLPEGATPAWDVYVKGGRENTGLDAVAWARQVVALGAGEILLTSMDGDGTQAGYDLALTRAVVEAVEVPVIASGGAGCIDHIAAALSEGKAAAALLASLLHDGVLTVEAIKADLLGRGLVLRPPAPPLDGLMEGEPEPEAETGLGAL; this is encoded by the coding sequence ATGGTTGCCAAACGCATCATTCCCTGCCTCGACGTGGCCGATGGCCGGGTGGTGAAGGGGGTGAACTTCGTGGGCCTGCGGGATGCCGGCGACCCGGTGGAGCTCGCCTGCCGTTACGACGCCGCCGGCGCCGACGAGCTGGTCTTCCTCGACATCGCCGCCAGCCATCAGGGGCGCACCACCCTGGTGGATCTGGTGCGCCACACCGCCGAGGCGGTGACCATTCCCTTCACCGTCGGCGGCGGCATCGGCTCCGTGGAGGGCATCACCGAACTGCTGCGTGCCGGCGCCGACAAGGTGAGCCTCAACTCTTCGGCCGTGCGCACGCCCGAGCTGGTGACCGCGGGCGCCCGCCGCTTCGGCTCCCAGTGCATCGTGGTGGCGATCGACGCGCGCCGCCGCCAGCTGCCGGAGGGGGCCACGCCCGCCTGGGATGTGTACGTGAAGGGGGGACGCGAGAACACCGGGCTCGACGCCGTGGCCTGGGCCCGCCAGGTGGTGGCGCTGGGCGCCGGCGAGATCCTGCTCACTTCTATGGACGGTGACGGCACCCAGGCGGGCTACGACCTGGCACTCACCCGTGCGGTGGTGGAGGCGGTGGAGGTGCCGGTGATCGCCTCCGGTGGTGCCGGCTGCATCGACCACATCGCCGCGGCGCTGAGCGAGGGCAAGGCGGCGGCAGCCCTGCTGGCCTCCCTCCTGCACGACGGCGTGCTCACGGTGGAGGCGATCAAGGCCGATCTGCTTGGCCGGGGGCTCGTGCTGCGCCCGCCCGCTCCGCCGCTGGACGGACTGATGGAGGGTGAGCCGGAGCCGGAAGCGGAAACCGGGCTCGGGGCGCTGTAA
- the ubiE gene encoding bifunctional demethylmenaquinone methyltransferase/2-methoxy-6-polyprenyl-1,4-benzoquinol methylase UbiE — MKPGDPQAVRELFDSIAPRYDQLNDLLSLGLHRVWKRQAVRWLEPAPGQQLIDLCCGTGDLALLLAAKLRPGGRVLGLDAAATPLAIAQRRSARQPWLPVCWQQGDALATGLASGRFDGAVMAYGLRNLNAPGPGLQELRRLLRPGGRAAVLDFNRPDPATPAGAAAASFQQLYLRRLVVPAARRFGLPEQYAYLEASLEQFPRAADQEAMARRAGFTQVRHRPLMGGLMGLLQLVA, encoded by the coding sequence TTGAAGCCCGGTGATCCCCAGGCGGTGCGTGAGCTCTTTGACAGCATCGCCCCCCGCTACGACCAGCTCAACGACCTGCTCAGCCTTGGCCTGCATCGCGTCTGGAAGCGTCAGGCCGTGCGCTGGCTGGAGCCGGCTCCGGGCCAGCAGCTGATCGATCTCTGCTGCGGCACCGGCGACCTTGCCCTGCTGCTGGCCGCAAAGCTGCGGCCCGGAGGCCGCGTGCTCGGCCTCGATGCGGCCGCCACGCCTCTGGCGATCGCCCAGCGGCGCAGCGCCCGCCAGCCTTGGTTGCCCGTGTGCTGGCAGCAGGGCGATGCCCTCGCCACTGGCCTGGCCAGCGGCCGCTTCGACGGGGCGGTGATGGCCTACGGCCTGCGCAACCTCAACGCCCCAGGGCCGGGCCTGCAGGAGCTGCGGCGGCTGCTGCGGCCCGGTGGCCGCGCTGCCGTGCTGGATTTCAACCGCCCCGATCCCGCCACCCCGGCCGGTGCCGCCGCCGCCAGCTTCCAGCAGCTCTACCTCCGCCGCCTGGTGGTTCCTGCGGCCCGCCGCTTCGGCCTGCCCGAGCAGTACGCCTATCTGGAGGCCAGCCTGGAGCAGTTCCCCAGGGCGGCGGATCAGGAGGCAATGGCCCGCCGCGCCGGCTTCACGCAGGTGCGCCACCGGCCGCTGATGGGCGGCCTGATGGGCCTGCTGCAGCTGGTGGCGTGA
- the glyQ gene encoding glycine--tRNA ligase subunit alpha translates to MLFQDIISTLNQFWAAQGCLLLQPYDTEKGAGTMSPHTVLRAIGPEPWAVAYPEPCRRPTDGRYGDNPNRAQHYFQYQVLIKPSPDGIQETYLASLEALGIRAADHDIRFVEDNWESPTLGAWGVGWEVWLDGMEVTQFTYFQQCGGLDCRPVSIEITYGLERLAMYLQDVESIWELRWNEQRSYGEIWLPFEKGQCAYNFEASNPERLQQLFALYEAEATDLVARKLPAPALDFVLKCSHTFNLLEARGVISVTERTATIGRIRHLARQVAQAWLEEREALGFPLLAGSAAPPLPAAAGTASR, encoded by the coding sequence ATGCTTTTTCAGGACATCATCTCCACCCTGAACCAGTTCTGGGCGGCGCAGGGATGTCTGCTGCTTCAGCCCTATGACACCGAGAAGGGCGCCGGCACGATGAGCCCCCACACGGTGCTGCGGGCGATCGGGCCGGAGCCCTGGGCCGTGGCCTACCCCGAGCCCTGCCGCCGCCCCACCGACGGCCGCTACGGCGACAACCCCAACCGGGCCCAGCACTACTTCCAGTACCAGGTGCTGATCAAGCCGTCACCGGACGGCATCCAGGAAACCTATCTGGCTTCGCTCGAAGCGCTCGGCATCCGCGCCGCTGACCACGACATCCGCTTCGTGGAGGACAACTGGGAATCGCCCACCCTCGGCGCCTGGGGCGTGGGCTGGGAGGTGTGGCTCGACGGCATGGAGGTGACCCAGTTCACCTACTTCCAGCAGTGCGGCGGCCTCGATTGCCGGCCGGTGTCGATCGAGATCACCTACGGCCTTGAGCGGCTCGCCATGTATCTCCAGGATGTGGAGAGCATCTGGGAGCTGCGCTGGAACGAGCAGCGCTCCTACGGCGAGATCTGGCTGCCGTTCGAGAAGGGCCAGTGCGCTTACAACTTCGAGGCCTCCAACCCCGAGCGGCTGCAGCAGCTGTTCGCGCTCTACGAGGCTGAAGCCACGGATCTGGTGGCCCGCAAACTGCCGGCCCCAGCCCTCGACTTCGTGCTCAAGTGCAGCCACACCTTCAACCTGCTGGAGGCCCGCGGCGTGATCTCGGTCACGGAACGCACTGCCACGATCGGCCGCATCCGCCACCTGGCTCGCCAGGTGGCCCAGGCCTGGCTGGAGGAACGGGAGGCTCTGGGCTTTCCCTTGCTGGCCGGATCGGCCGCGCCGCCCCTGCCGGCGGCGGCTGGCACCGCCTCGCGCTGA
- a CDS encoding ComEC/Rec2 family competence protein produces MPFVVVSVALAALALGFWSHGWLGAIPLAAVAWWWLARQGAALHTRLLVLALLPLLMLWVQLRLPQPGPADPVRLLGTELSRPAELSGRLLADPRARGEGGGCSVMLASAGGNTELRLPSCLPLQEGWRVSVRGVLSRPAPPAHPLLGSGAERLARQGVWSRLTVAASPDAVRVLARPATPAADLRRRMAAALLKQDGPERGGVQAALVLGSAVVPLPAAVRESFRVAGLSHALAASGFHLTVLLGAVMAVGRRLPRLPRCLLAAGAMLLFLLLAGPQPSVVRAVLMGAVAFAVLESGQRSRPLGVLLASVLLMLLAQPGWLLDIGFQLSVAACAGLMLTARDLEQALAHRLPGWAAAGVAVPLAASLWTLPLQLLHFGTVPLWAVPANLAVAPLLTPLTLGSMAAAVVAVTVPPLLPLFAWPLGQLTALLLWLAQAFAALPMAQWQVGRSQPLLVALFTLGLLPWLVPALGRRLRGWARPLGLGAMVLTMGVHLAALAGDQLLVVHQWGGDLLIARHQGRAALLSSRADGMSCASAARLAVGLGVQRFDWIQLLDPVATADRECWRGLSALVLDAGDGSTSLQPGQRLEIRGLRLAPLTASSAAHVLTVGRHPWLLLPDRQSVWAWQQQLAEGHPALPRHLAGLWLGFAPQHAERQALEVVGTARRWVSGAWASPPAGWRASGSSGFLAGAAG; encoded by the coding sequence ATGCCCTTCGTGGTGGTGAGCGTGGCCCTGGCGGCACTGGCGCTCGGCTTCTGGTCGCACGGCTGGCTGGGCGCGATCCCTCTGGCCGCGGTGGCCTGGTGGTGGCTGGCGCGGCAGGGCGCCGCGCTGCACACCCGGCTGCTGGTGCTGGCGCTGCTGCCCCTGCTGATGCTCTGGGTGCAGCTGCGTCTGCCCCAGCCAGGCCCGGCCGATCCGGTGCGGCTGCTGGGGACTGAGCTGTCACGTCCGGCCGAACTGAGCGGACGCCTGCTGGCCGACCCCCGCGCCAGGGGAGAGGGGGGCGGCTGCAGCGTCATGCTGGCCAGCGCCGGCGGGAACACCGAGCTGCGTCTGCCCTCCTGCCTGCCCTTGCAGGAAGGCTGGCGGGTGAGCGTCCGTGGGGTGCTCAGCCGCCCCGCCCCACCGGCCCACCCCCTGCTGGGCAGTGGCGCTGAGCGCCTTGCCCGGCAGGGAGTGTGGAGCCGGCTCACGGTGGCGGCCAGCCCCGATGCGGTGCGGGTGCTCGCCCGTCCGGCCACCCCGGCCGCGGATCTGCGTCGGCGCATGGCCGCCGCGCTGTTGAAGCAGGACGGCCCGGAACGGGGTGGGGTGCAGGCCGCCCTGGTGCTGGGCAGCGCCGTGGTGCCCTTGCCGGCCGCGGTGCGGGAGTCGTTCCGCGTGGCGGGGCTTTCGCATGCGCTGGCAGCCTCCGGCTTTCACCTCACGGTGCTGCTGGGCGCGGTGATGGCCGTGGGCCGGCGGCTGCCGCGCCTGCCCCGTTGCCTGCTGGCGGCCGGCGCCATGCTGCTGTTCCTGCTGCTGGCCGGCCCCCAGCCCTCGGTGGTGCGGGCGGTGTTGATGGGGGCCGTGGCCTTTGCCGTGCTGGAGAGCGGCCAGCGCAGCCGCCCACTGGGTGTCCTGCTGGCCTCGGTGCTGCTGATGCTGCTGGCCCAGCCCGGCTGGTTGCTCGATATCGGCTTCCAGCTGTCGGTGGCCGCCTGCGCCGGCCTGATGCTCACGGCCCGGGATCTGGAGCAGGCGCTGGCTCATCGCCTGCCGGGCTGGGCCGCTGCAGGGGTGGCAGTACCGCTGGCCGCCTCGCTCTGGACCCTGCCGCTGCAGCTGCTGCATTTCGGCACGGTGCCGCTCTGGGCCGTGCCCGCCAACCTGGCGGTGGCGCCGCTGCTCACCCCGCTCACGCTCGGGTCGATGGCGGCGGCCGTGGTGGCCGTCACGGTGCCGCCGCTGCTGCCGCTGTTCGCCTGGCCCCTCGGGCAGCTCACGGCCCTGCTGCTCTGGCTGGCCCAGGCCTTCGCCGCCCTGCCGATGGCGCAGTGGCAGGTGGGACGCTCCCAGCCGCTGCTGGTCGCCCTGTTCACGCTGGGGCTGCTGCCCTGGTTGGTGCCAGCACTGGGGCGGCGCCTGCGGGGCTGGGCCCGCCCGCTGGGCCTGGGCGCCATGGTGCTCACCATGGGCGTGCATCTGGCGGCACTGGCGGGGGATCAGCTGCTGGTGGTGCACCAATGGGGCGGCGATCTGCTGATCGCGCGCCATCAGGGCCGGGCCGCCCTGCTCAGCAGCCGCGCCGATGGGATGAGCTGCGCCAGCGCCGCCCGGCTGGCGGTGGGCCTGGGGGTGCAGCGCTTCGACTGGATCCAGCTGCTGGATCCGGTGGCCACAGCGGATCGGGAGTGCTGGCGGGGGCTGAGTGCCCTGGTGCTGGATGCCGGGGATGGCAGTACCTCGCTGCAACCCGGGCAGCGGCTGGAGATCCGCGGCTTGCGTCTGGCGCCGCTCACCGCCAGCAGCGCCGCCCATGTGCTCACGGTGGGCCGCCACCCCTGGTTGCTGCTGCCCGACCGCCAATCGGTGTGGGCCTGGCAGCAGCAGCTGGCGGAGGGCCATCCAGCGCTGCCGCGCCATCTGGCCGGTCTGTGGCTCGGTTTTGCGCCACAGCACGCTGAACGACAGGCCCTGGAGGTGGTGGGGACAGCCAGGCGCTGGGTGAGCGGTGCCTGGGCGTCCCCACCGGCGGGCTGGAGGGCCAGCGGTTCCAGTGGTTTCCTCGCTGGGGCTGCCGGCTGA